Within the Echinicola sp. 20G genome, the region GGATAAGAAGTTCCGTCCAAAGCCTGAATAAACTGTTCGGAAATCCATCCTCCCAATAAAAGGTTGGCATTATTTCTTGCCACACTGGCCCAAGGGTTAAAGTCTTGTTCGAAGAAGTTTACTTTGGCATCATCGTCATTAGAAGCAAAACCATTATCCACTGCTGACAAAACTTCGGCTGCGTTATAACCTGCATCCCCTTTCAGGTGAATCATGTACCTGGCTTTTAGCATATTTCCAAAAGCAATCCATTTGTCTACATCTCCTTCAAAAATAAAATCATCGGCACCAATGGATATGGTAGTTTCCCCTTCTAAATTTTGAATCCCTTCATCTAGGTAGCTCAAGATTTGATCATAAAGGGCAGCGTCATCATCATAAGCAGGTGTAACCGTTTCGAAGTTAAAACTTTCAGAAAAAGGCATATCACCAAAAATGTCCACTCCCATTCCTAAATTGAGTGCCATCAAAATTTGACTGGCTCCTAGGTAATGCCCCGCTCCTGACTCTTCAGCTTTATCGATCATCACATATAAATCCGTCATGGCATTGTACAAGTTAAACCAAGTGGAACTATAACTTACAGGCTCCATGGTATCTGAAGAACTTGCAGGGTTAGGTGAAGCCAAATACTGGACATAGTTCGAAGTTATACTCCCCACTCTGTAAGTGTTCAATGCTGACTGATATGTCACATGGGTCATCAACCCGGAGATAGGGGCATCTTGTGGATTGTTCGGGTTTTCATTGACATCCAAATAGGATTCACAAGAACTGGCTAATAGTATTACCAGCGCCCCAAGTATATTACTGATTTTATATTTCAATTTCATAATTCCTTTCATTTCTTAGAGTCCCAAATTCAATGTAAAGTAAAAGCTCTCCACTCCTGGGTAGCCCAAACCGGTAAAGCCTACTGCGTTTCCTCCGGCTCCGGCCGAGAATGATTCAGGGTCAAAACCATCCCAAGGGGTATAAAGAATGATGTTGTTGGCTGCAACGGATGCTCTAATTGATCTAAATGGTGTATTTTCCAACACACTAGATTTAACATTATACCCCAATGTTATATTCCTCAATTTGATAAAGCTTGCATCCTGTACAAAGTTTTCACTGATCGTACGGTAAGTATTTCTCCAATAACCGGCTCCATAATCCCTACCATCAGGGCCTTCTCCTTGACCTAACCAAACTTCTTGGGTATTGGGAGAACCATCTGATAGGACTCCATCAAAAACAATTACATCATTCCTTGCTTCCGTATAATCGTTTTTACCAAAGGCAGAAAGGAAATTGTCAAACTGATTGTATTGATCAATGTCTGCCCTGAAGTCAATCAAAAAGCTTAAATCAAAATTCTTGAAAGTAAAATCATTTTTCAAGCCTCCAATCCACTTAGGAACTGCATTTCCAAGTATCAGCTGACCAGCATTCCTAGCAGGAAAACCTGAACTTGCAATGATCATTGGTAGATCTGATTGCGCATATTTGCTTTCCGGGTCAGCCCCATATCTCTGATAACTTGTCCCATAGATATTACCATAAGCTTCACCTTCAATTAACTTCATGGTCACCGTGCTTCCACCATATCCAAACTGACTTCCCACTACAATTTCATCTATGCCTTCTCTAATCCCTTTCACTTCATTGTTATTCATGGAAAAGTTGGCCGTGGCCCTCCATGTAAAATCGGACTTTTCGATAATCTGGCCACCTAAAATAACCTCTATACCACTATTTTGAATCTCTCCAGCGTTGGTAATGTAGGAACTAAATCCTGTAGCATCAGAAATTGGAACCGGTATGATTTGGTCTTTTGCATTAGACTTATAATAAGTGAAATCCAAGTCAACTTTCCCATCAAAAAAGGCCATCTGTGTACCAAATTCAATGGAAGTGGTCAACTCTGGCTTCAATGCGGGATCTCCAAAATCACTGTTTCTACTGAAACCTACTTGGCCATTAAGTGGGAATACACTAGGAGATACAAAAGTAGCCCCTAGTATGTGTGGGTTGGTATCTTTACCCACTTGCGCCCAAGATGCCCTCAACTTTCCAAATGTAATCCATTCTGGTAGCGCCATGGTTTCGCTGAACACATAACTCAAATTGAAAGATGGATAGAAAAAGGAATTGTTGTCCTTAGGTAATGTGGATGAAATATCATTTCTACCAGTGACATTCAAGAATAAGAAGTTTTTATAATCGACTGTAAGGTCTCCATAAAAACCAACCAATCTCCTGATACTTTTACCTTGACTGGCAAAAATCTGGGTTGTGTTATTTAAATTGTAAAACTCAGGAATCACAAAGTCAGAGCCTGTAGCTGTTACACGATCATACTTCCTTTCGAAAATATCATTTCCCAAACGTAAAGTAGTATTCCAGTCTGCATCAAATTGTTTCTTCAAAGTAACATAAAAGTTGGATGTCAAATCTCGGCTATTGATTCGAGTTTCCTCTATATAACCCGTTGAGCTTAGAGCCACTTCCCCATCTATGCCTTTTGGCCCAGGTGTTATTTCAGTTCTGGCATCACTATAAAAGTCCGTTCCTAAACGATAAGAAAAAGTTAACCATTCCACTGGACTATAATTAAGATTGATGTTTCCGATCACCCGATTTACATTATCTTCATAGGTTGAAAACCTTGCGTCGTAAATAGGATTGGTATTTCCATAGGTTTTCATAGTCCCATCTTCATTGATATAATCCCTGACATCTTGAGTTTCTGCCCAATACATCATTCTTTCCATGAAGCGGTCATGGGGAACTCTGTTACCCCCAGAATTGGTATAATTAATGGATCCACCAAAATTAAATTTTTCACTGGCAGTCACCGTACCCGAGAGCTTGGCGGTTGTTCTCTCCCATGAACTAAACGGCATGATTCCATCCTGATCCAATCGACCAAATGAGCCATAGAACGTAGCTTTTTCACTGCCTCCAGAAATACTGACACTGTTGTCTATCTTTACGCCAGTATCAAATGCTCTATTCCAGTTATCTTGGTATTTATGCCCTTCTACAGTTTGCGCTACTTCAGAAATTGGAGCACCCCAAGAAGGCCAGAAACTGGAAGGGTCGTATTCACCACTAAAACCTTGACCATACTGGTCTTGAAGTTTAGGGAGTCTATTTAAGGTCTCAAAGCCAATAGAGCTGTTTATGTCCACCCTAACCTCTCCGGCTTTTCCACGTTTGGTTCGGATAATCACTGCTCCGTTTGCTGCCCTCACCCCATATAAGGCTGTTGCGGCTGCCCCTTTCAAAACTGAAATCGATTCAATGTCATTTGGGTTGATATCTGCGGCCCTGTTGGTCATTCCCCGGGGAGTGTTGACAGATTCAGTGGTAGAGTTGTCTATAGGCACACCGTCCACCACAAACAAGGGTTGGTTGTTAGCACTTGGATCCAGTGAATTGACTCCCCTGATCACAATCCTTGCACTTTGTCCTGGAGCACCGCCAGCATTGGTGATTTGAACCCCTGCTACTTGCCCCTGCAAAGCACTTACCACATTAGTTTGCTTCGTTTTGGTAATTTCACCTGCATCCACTACCTGGGCAGCATAACCAAGGCTTTTTGCACTTTGGTCAATATCAAAAGCTGTCACTACTACCTCGCCCAACTCAGACACATCTTCCGCTAATGACAAATCAATAGTGGTTCTTCCATTTATCGGAACGCTTTGCGTCACAAAACCCAAATAGGAAAATACCAATGTCCCTTCCCCATCAGGTACATCTATAGAATACATTCCATCCAAGTTGGTTACGGAACCCGTACTAGTTCCTTGTAATAAAACACTTACTCCCGGAAGCGGAGAATCATTATCTTCCGTGGTCACTTTCCCTGATATCGTTACTTCTTGAGCGTGAACTGCTGCCACCAAGAAGAAAACGAAAACAAACAAAGTCATTTTCGTAAAGATTTTTTTCATTGGTAATTGATTTGTGGGTTATTAAAATATTTTTAACATAAAATTTGCCTTAATAAAATAAGGCAAAACCTTATACTGAATTCAAGAACACATTCAGTAGTTTCAAAACATAATACTTCAATTTTGTAAATTATTTGTTAAGAAGCAAACCGCTAAAATAAATTTTATTTAATCTAAGTTGTTTGTTATTAAGGGCTTATCAGCAATCCGAAATCTTGCCAGTGTTGGCAAATAGAAGCAGCAGGAGAGCTGAAAGAACTATTTGTTTTCACTCCAATAATGCTCGGTAGAGCCACAACTCTTAAAGTGAATACCTTGTTCAATTCTTTGATTTTTGATGAATGCAATCCAAGCAGGTTTATCATGAAAGAGAAAGGAAGTTTGGATGATAGATTCAATGCGGATAACCCTAACCTATTTTTCAAATATTATTCGACAACACATGACATAGCAAACTCACCAATAGACCCACTGCCTTAAAAAGTATTATGAAAATCCACCAAACAGAAAAACAATATGTTTTTATCATACTGGATGACATAAAAAAAGTCTCCCACCAATGGTAGGAGACTAAATATTTAGATTTTTAGTTTAATTAATTAGCGTCCCACCAGACTTTCCCATAGAGGCTTTCAGCACCACCAAACTGGCGCTGGACAGCTTCATTGTAATTATCAGTATTATTGAACTGCTCTGCCTCAATATAAATTTGTCGGTTAGGTACATCAGCACCTCCGGGAGAAACCATATTATCAGGATAACCAGTTCTTCTGTATTCTGCCCATCCTTCATATCCATGCATAAACAAGTGAATCCATCTTTGCGTCGCAATCTGTTCGATGGCTCTAGCTGGATCATAAGCAATATCTGCTTGCATCATAAATGCATCCAAACCGCTCACGTCAGCATTCCATTGCATCATGGAGTTTTCAATGGCCATATTGTAGTAATTTTCTGCCTCAATATCTCCTCCTGAAACCCATCCCAACTTGGCTGCTTCTGCCATAGCAAATAATGTCTGGGCATAAGTCACCAGGTAAACTGGAGCATCCTGTTGGTGAATGGCACTTCCCAAAAGGGCATACTTTTCAGTATCGAAATCCTCAATATCTCCGAAAAGTAAACCTGTGTAATCACCATCTGTTCTGTTAGGATCTCCATACACGAAAAGCCTTGGATCTCCATATGGCTTCATTTTTTCCACCAAAGTCTCACTCAAAGCCCACCATTCTCTACCTTGCAAGTCAATTTGGCTAAACCAATAATTCTGGTTGTTGGCATCTGCCAAATGTTTGAAAACCAAATTATCATCATTGGATTCCATTACACCAGCCTGCATCGCTGCAGTGAACTCCTGCTGAGCAAGACTTGGATTTACTTCTGACAACCTAAGCGCCATCAACATTCTAATGGTATTGGCTAATTTGGACCACTTAGACATATCACCATCATAAATGATGTCATTGCTAATGCTACCAGCTACAATTTGATTATCGGCTGCTGTCAAAACACTTAACAAATCGCTATAAATCGATTCTTGTGTATCATATGCTGGTGTAAAGTCATCAGCACCTTGAAGTGCCTCGGTATAAGGTATATCTCCCCATCTATCCGTGATATGCCAAGTAAAGTAAGACTTAAGAATACTTGCTACCGCCAATTGATTGGGTATTGGGCCTTCATTACCACTTAAATCATCTGCATTCAGTACAGTTTCCAAGTTCATCAATGGTCCTTGGTACAAACCATAAAAACTGGTACTGGACTGAGGGTAAAGGGATGCATTTACATATTGTGTTTCAGAAAGATACTGAGACATAAACTGAGCCGAAGGAGATGAACTTAATCCTGGCAAATACAACATGGCATTTGCGATTAGTTGCGTACCTGAAGCTTGGCTAGGGGCGTTTGGATTGACATTGATATCATCATCAAACTGATCACAACCAGAAAATAAGGCTACTAATAGTATAAATATATTTAACTTCTTCATGGTTTCTTCTCTTTAAAAGGTAACATTTAGATTAAACCCAACAGAACGTACAGAAGGCAACTGACCTGATTCATACCAACCAATCGACTGGCTTCCAGTGGAAATTTCAGCAGGGTTGATGCCCTTAGGTGCGTTTTGGAAAATCATTGCTAAGTTTCTGCCTACAAGTGCTACCCTTACATTTTCTACTGGTAAGTTCCCCAACTTATTTTTGGTGAAGTTGTAACCTAATCGTACTTCTTTCAATCTTACATATGAAGCATCATACAACCAGTCTTCATAAATTCTTCTCGCTACCACTCCATAGTATGATCTAGGATTAACATAAGCTACCACATCTTCGCCAGTCTCTGCAGAAATACCTTCCACTCTTACTCCTCCACCATCTGCCACATCATCACGAACATTGAATCCTTTATCATTGATTTCGGCACTTATTGGGTCAAGTCCAGTTCTAACGGCCAACATTTTAGACCTACTGAAGAACTGACCGCCGATCTGGAAGTCAACCATTGCCGCTAAATCAAAGTTTCCATAAGAGAACACGTTTTGCAAACCGCCATTGAAATCAGGCAATACTGTGCCAAAATCATGTGTAGCATCTGTATAAAGAGGAAGATTGTTGCCATCTAACAAAATCTTACCAGTTGCTTCATCTCTTTGATATGCCTGACCTACCAAACTTCCAAAAGGTTTACCCACATAGGAATTCAAATAGCTAGAAGTAGAAGAATAGGTCGTGCTACCATACTGATAGACATCTATACCCGGGTAAAGTTCAACCACTTCATTTCTGTTTCTACTGATATTAAAGGCAATATCCCAATTGAGTTTGCTTTGCTGTAGAGGAGTGGCAGTAATCGCCAATTCAAAGCCTTTGTTCTCTATTTGACCTGCATTGATAGTAGCAGATCCATAGCCACTTGCTCCAGACACATCCAAGCTAAGGATTTGGTTTTTGTTGATCTGTTGGTAATAGGTAAACGCCAATCCCAATTTTCCTTCGAAGAATTTCAAGTCCAAACCTGCTTCATATGAGTGTGCGAAAGAAGGTTCTACATTTGGATTGTTCAAATTATCAGGCACAGCAAGTGTATTCACAGTAGATGAACCAGAATAAATTGAACCTACATTGTAAAAAGAAGTGGTGCCATATGGAGCCAAGTCAGAGCCTGCCTGCGCATAGCTCAATCTCAATTTACCCAAAGTCAAAGGAGTCCAATCCATTAGCTCACTAAAGACAAAACTACCAGACAAAGAAGGATACCAATAGGAGTTGTTTCCTTTTGGTAAAGTCGATGTGTTATCATTCCTGATTGAAGCATCAAGGAAATAAATGTTATCATATCCTAATGAAACCATTCCATAGACACTCTTGATTTGCTTTCTCAACTTATAAGAGTTTGTCGCTGGTCTATCAATGGAAGCATCAATATTGTAAAAACCTGGAGAAGACAAACCTCCAACGGTAGCCATAGATAGATAAGAATAATCTCTATCATAGAAATTGGTACCAAAGTTGGCATCAAGAGAGAATTTGTCCCATGTCTTGGTATATTGAGCTAAAAACTCATAGTTCATCTCTTTGTTCTGGTATTTACCTACGGAATAACCGGGGTTTCCACGGCCACCAAAAGCAGCTCTGGAATCAATATTCTGTGTATACATATCGGACCTAACAAAGCCACTTAACTTCAGTTCTGGAAGGACCTGATAAGTCAACCCTACATCACCGAAAAGTCTATCCCTACTATCATTAGAGAAGTTTTCATATGCTAAGAAATAAGGGTTTGCCCAGTATAATGGAGAGAAGTTGGTTACTTCACCGGTAGAAGTACTTGGTCTTCTTAAGTTCCAGTGAAAAAAGCTACCATCGTCATACTTGTAATCCTTGAGTCTTTCCATATCCAAACTTCTTTGGAACCATTGCCCCATATACCTAGACCCATCCTCAGAACCTTGTCCAGGTCTTCTACCTCTGTTTGCTGCATAATTAATATTGGTAGACACCCTCAACTTCTCTGTTAAATCTGTCCCTACACTCACCCCAACATTATTTCTTTTGAGCATTGTATTGGGTTCCACTCCTTGGACTCTGGTATCGTTCAAGCTTATTCTATAATTTGAATTTTTACCTCCACCAGTAATGGTTACACCATTGTTTACATTAGTGCCAGTCTCATAATAATCTTTGATATTGTCAGGATGAGGAACAAATGGTGCCAATTGGCCATATTCCGGATCCTGAGGATAAAAGCTTTCAACGTGTCTAACCATGGTGCCGTCCATAAGTGGCCCCCAACTCTCATCAACCGACATATCAACATACCTATCACCATTTGGTAAGGTTCTCCAAGTCTGGCTTGAACCCCCACCATATAAATTCTGATATGGCATCAAGTTATAGACACTTTCTACAAAGACTGCAGAACTCAACTCTACTTTGACCTTGGAGTCCTCTTGGCCTTTTTTGGTGGTGATCATCACTACACCATACTGACCTCTAATTCCATATAATGCTGAAGCAGCTGGTCCTTTAAGTACATTGATAGAAGCTATATCCTCTGGGTTTACATCTTGACCCAAGTTACCATAATCTACCCCCGAACTACCGGAAAAATTAGAGTTTGAAATAGGAGTTCCGTCTACCACAATAAGTGGTTGGCTACCACCAGAAATGGAGTTAACTCCCCTGATTTTTATTTTCTGGGTTCCTCCCATACTAGCTCCTGAAGCACCTTCTACCTGAACCCCTGCGATCTTACCTGATAAGGATCCCAGTACATTTTGTTCTTTGGTAAAAGTAAGGTTTTCACCATCTACTTCTTGGGTGGCGTAGCCAATAGATCTTTCATCACGGGTGATCCCCAAGGCCGTAACCACCACTTCACCTAGCTGAGAAACATCTTCAGCCATCACCACATCTATTTTGGTCCTGTTGTTAATAGAAATCGTTTGGGACACGAAGCCAAGGTAAGAAAATACCAAAGTACCTCCCCCTCCAGAAACATCAATGGAATACATCCCATCTAAGTCTGTCACAGAACCACGAGCGGTTCCTTGCAAAAGAACGCTCACTCCAGGAAGGGGTGAGCCATCTTTTTGTGTAGTCACCTTACCTGTAACCGTCACTTCTTGAGCCCTAACCTGAAGGACAAGAAAGAAAACGAAAACAAGCAGGGACATTTTCGTAAAGATTTTTTTCATTGAAACTTGATTTGTGTGTTGTTAAAATAAATTCAAAATAATATTTCTTAAAAAACAAGAAACAAAAAATTATAAACCGAATACATATTGTTACTAAATATATTCAAAATATAATATTTCAATTATGTAAATATTTCGTTAAGAAACAAACCGCTAAAATAAATTTTATTTAATCTTTCTTATTAGGTTTTGTGGAATTATTGAAAAATAAAAAAAGCCCCGAAACCTTTCCGAAGCTTTTAATCATTTCATTTATATAATTAGTTACTATATCTTTACTATTAATCTTTTCATACCTATTCTTTTAACTTCAAATTATTATCCAAACTTGCTATTTCTTCTTGAACATCCTCCGTTTCAACCTCTTTTTCAATAGGTTGCAATGCCTCTACGTCCCCATGGGGAACCTCCGAAATGTGGGGTGCGATCACTAAAGAGACTATAGAAGTCAACTTGATCAAAATGTTCATGGAAGGACCTGAGGTATCTTTAAAAGGATCCCCAACTGTATCCCCCGTCACAGAGGCTTTGTGCGGATCAGAACCTTTGTATTCCATCTTTCCATTGATCTCCACCCCTTTTTCAAAGGACTTTTTGGCATTGTCCCATGCGCCACCTGCATTGTTTTGGAAAATCCCCATCAACACTCCGGATACGGTTACCCCTGCCAATACTCCCCCCAAAACTTCTGGACCAAAGCTAAAACCCACTATAATCGGAACCACCAATGCAATGGCTCCAGGGGCAATCATTTCACGAATAGATGCTTTGGTAGAAATCTGTACACACCTGTC harbors:
- a CDS encoding SusC/RagA family TonB-linked outer membrane protein translates to MKKIFTKMSLLVFVFFLVLQVRAQEVTVTGKVTTQKDGSPLPGVSVLLQGTARGSVTDLDGMYSIDVSGGGGTLVFSYLGFVSQTISINNRTKIDVVMAEDVSQLGEVVVTALGITRDERSIGYATQEVDGENLTFTKEQNVLGSLSGKIAGVQVEGASGASMGGTQKIKIRGVNSISGGSQPLIVVDGTPISNSNFSGSSGVDYGNLGQDVNPEDIASINVLKGPAASALYGIRGQYGVVMITTKKGQEDSKVKVELSSAVFVESVYNLMPYQNLYGGGSSQTWRTLPNGDRYVDMSVDESWGPLMDGTMVRHVESFYPQDPEYGQLAPFVPHPDNIKDYYETGTNVNNGVTITGGGKNSNYRISLNDTRVQGVEPNTMLKRNNVGVSVGTDLTEKLRVSTNINYAANRGRRPGQGSEDGSRYMGQWFQRSLDMERLKDYKYDDGSFFHWNLRRPSTSTGEVTNFSPLYWANPYFLAYENFSNDSRDRLFGDVGLTYQVLPELKLSGFVRSDMYTQNIDSRAAFGGRGNPGYSVGKYQNKEMNYEFLAQYTKTWDKFSLDANFGTNFYDRDYSYLSMATVGGLSSPGFYNIDASIDRPATNSYKLRKQIKSVYGMVSLGYDNIYFLDASIRNDNTSTLPKGNNSYWYPSLSGSFVFSELMDWTPLTLGKLRLSYAQAGSDLAPYGTTSFYNVGSIYSGSSTVNTLAVPDNLNNPNVEPSFAHSYEAGLDLKFFEGKLGLAFTYYQQINKNQILSLDVSGASGYGSATINAGQIENKGFELAITATPLQQSKLNWDIAFNISRNRNEVVELYPGIDVYQYGSTTYSSTSSYLNSYVGKPFGSLVGQAYQRDEATGKILLDGNNLPLYTDATHDFGTVLPDFNGGLQNVFSYGNFDLAAMVDFQIGGQFFSRSKMLAVRTGLDPISAEINDKGFNVRDDVADGGGVRVEGISAETGEDVVAYVNPRSYYGVVARRIYEDWLYDASYVRLKEVRLGYNFTKNKLGNLPVENVRVALVGRNLAMIFQNAPKGINPAEISTGSQSIGWYESGQLPSVRSVGFNLNVTF
- a CDS encoding SusD/RagB family nutrient-binding outer membrane lipoprotein — encoded protein: MKKLNIFILLVALFSGCDQFDDDINVNPNAPSQASGTQLIANAMLYLPGLSSSPSAQFMSQYLSETQYVNASLYPQSSTSFYGLYQGPLMNLETVLNADDLSGNEGPIPNQLAVASILKSYFTWHITDRWGDIPYTEALQGADDFTPAYDTQESIYSDLLSVLTAADNQIVAGSISNDIIYDGDMSKWSKLANTIRMLMALRLSEVNPSLAQQEFTAAMQAGVMESNDDNLVFKHLADANNQNYWFSQIDLQGREWWALSETLVEKMKPYGDPRLFVYGDPNRTDGDYTGLLFGDIEDFDTEKYALLGSAIHQQDAPVYLVTYAQTLFAMAEAAKLGWVSGGDIEAENYYNMAIENSMMQWNADVSGLDAFMMQADIAYDPARAIEQIATQRWIHLFMHGYEGWAEYRRTGYPDNMVSPGGADVPNRQIYIEAEQFNNTDNYNEAVQRQFGGAESLYGKVWWDAN
- a CDS encoding SusC/RagA family TonB-linked outer membrane protein, whose product is MKKIFTKMTLFVFVFFLVAAVHAQEVTISGKVTTEDNDSPLPGVSVLLQGTSTGSVTNLDGMYSIDVPDGEGTLVFSYLGFVTQSVPINGRTTIDLSLAEDVSELGEVVVTAFDIDQSAKSLGYAAQVVDAGEITKTKQTNVVSALQGQVAGVQITNAGGAPGQSARIVIRGVNSLDPSANNQPLFVVDGVPIDNSTTESVNTPRGMTNRAADINPNDIESISVLKGAAATALYGVRAANGAVIIRTKRGKAGEVRVDINSSIGFETLNRLPKLQDQYGQGFSGEYDPSSFWPSWGAPISEVAQTVEGHKYQDNWNRAFDTGVKIDNSVSISGGSEKATFYGSFGRLDQDGIMPFSSWERTTAKLSGTVTASEKFNFGGSINYTNSGGNRVPHDRFMERMMYWAETQDVRDYINEDGTMKTYGNTNPIYDARFSTYEDNVNRVIGNINLNYSPVEWLTFSYRLGTDFYSDARTEITPGPKGIDGEVALSSTGYIEETRINSRDLTSNFYVTLKKQFDADWNTTLRLGNDIFERKYDRVTATGSDFVIPEFYNLNNTTQIFASQGKSIRRLVGFYGDLTVDYKNFLFLNVTGRNDISSTLPKDNNSFFYPSFNLSYVFSETMALPEWITFGKLRASWAQVGKDTNPHILGATFVSPSVFPLNGQVGFSRNSDFGDPALKPELTTSIEFGTQMAFFDGKVDLDFTYYKSNAKDQIIPVPISDATGFSSYITNAGEIQNSGIEVILGGQIIEKSDFTWRATANFSMNNNEVKGIREGIDEIVVGSQFGYGGSTVTMKLIEGEAYGNIYGTSYQRYGADPESKYAQSDLPMIIASSGFPARNAGQLILGNAVPKWIGGLKNDFTFKNFDLSFLIDFRADIDQYNQFDNFLSAFGKNDYTEARNDVIVFDGVLSDGSPNTQEVWLGQGEGPDGRDYGAGYWRNTYRTISENFVQDASFIKLRNITLGYNVKSSVLENTPFRSIRASVAANNIILYTPWDGFDPESFSAGAGGNAVGFTGLGYPGVESFYFTLNLGL
- a CDS encoding SusD/RagB family nutrient-binding outer membrane lipoprotein, with the protein product MKLKYKISNILGALVILLASSCESYLDVNENPNNPQDAPISGLMTHVTYQSALNTYRVGSITSNYVQYLASPNPASSSDTMEPVSYSSTWFNLYNAMTDLYVMIDKAEESGAGHYLGASQILMALNLGMGVDIFGDMPFSESFNFETVTPAYDDDAALYDQILSYLDEGIQNLEGETTISIGADDFIFEGDVDKWIAFGNMLKARYMIHLKGDAGYNAAEVLSAVDNGFASNDDDAKVNFFEQDFNPWASVARNNANLLLGGWISEQFIQALDGTSYPIFDPRLPLMVGTTDEGEFVGTVNGAGRGDAPEQGARSTLVEGQYYTTITSPVLIGTYAEQKFIEAEAAFDTDKARSYQAYLDGIRAHMTMLSVPEADMNAYLADPSVSMGEAAFSLSDIFKEKWVALFLHPETWNDARRFDYAYEGMDLPVNLNPDLNGQFIRRLAYPDSELSRNGNNVPEVNLLDRIFWNAN